Proteins encoded by one window of Swingsia samuiensis:
- a CDS encoding AsmA family protein, whose amino-acid sequence MSASLPPKRTHRTRKIIIKIFGIFSIALFILILVWQWDWFVPLINRKASAALGRDVSISHLHVSLGLRTAITVDDLKVAQPKEFESEKTDFASARSITVSVDVWRYLTGKGLSLTDIRLDTPKADIVSRLNGQNNYSFGSDHASSQKSSSSSTSSLPDIGNIEIQNADIRLALAKLKTDMHVFIHTTPPQKSNDGSLVVDAKGLYARQPITGHIVGGALLSLTHPDKPYPIDGRLSNGPTYITLKGTVDDPLHFKGTKLALHMAGPDMALLYALTGIPIPHTPSYSITGNLGYSSNAILFQNFVGRLGSSDLNGNISVKPDLKPPFVNANLHSHLVNLDDLAGFIGAKPSKNTKAVPPSKNILPDQKINVPKLNSINAHLTYHGDHIQNKSLPLDNIDTAFEIKDGSINLDHLNFAVGAGKITSQATFQPTTHQEFNTHFRLNVSQFPLSRIMPSTAMFKGHGVIGGHVTLTSRGNSVASLVANGDGGITLVLDQGGNVTALLPDLLGLKLGSAVLSALNIPNRSELSCLVADMPLQRGILNTHSLLIQTDTTRTTGKGSVNFRNDTIDYSVTTRSVHPQILSLPGAINITGPIANPTVLPGAEIIGRTAAAIGLGILFPPAALIPTIQLGVGKGSSCERAITEANVHPAAGIPAGNNTTHMSGTPGADNNHATHLSPSQIRHLWSKKLHHH is encoded by the coding sequence GTGAGTGCCTCTCTTCCTCCCAAACGTACACACCGCACTCGTAAAATTATTATAAAAATATTCGGTATTTTCAGTATTGCGCTCTTTATTCTCATTCTTGTCTGGCAATGGGATTGGTTCGTTCCCCTCATTAACCGAAAAGCCTCTGCCGCTCTAGGGCGAGATGTCAGTATTTCTCATTTACATGTTTCCTTAGGATTGCGAACTGCTATCACAGTTGATGATCTGAAAGTCGCTCAGCCTAAAGAATTTGAAAGTGAGAAAACCGATTTTGCTTCAGCTCGCTCCATCACGGTAAGCGTTGACGTCTGGCGGTATTTAACAGGAAAAGGTCTTTCTCTCACCGACATTCGACTGGATACACCAAAAGCAGACATTGTTTCCCGTCTCAATGGCCAAAATAACTACTCCTTTGGAAGCGATCACGCCTCCAGTCAAAAGAGTTCATCTTCTTCAACGTCATCCCTGCCTGACATTGGCAACATTGAAATACAAAATGCAGATATCCGTTTAGCTTTAGCCAAGCTGAAAACAGATATGCATGTGTTTATTCACACCACTCCTCCCCAAAAATCAAACGATGGTAGTTTAGTCGTTGACGCAAAGGGGCTCTATGCTCGTCAGCCCATTACAGGACATATAGTCGGGGGAGCCCTTCTCTCACTCACTCATCCTGATAAACCATACCCTATTGATGGACGGCTTTCTAATGGCCCCACTTATATAACCTTAAAAGGGACTGTGGATGACCCTTTACATTTCAAAGGCACCAAACTTGCCTTGCATATGGCCGGCCCAGATATGGCCCTCCTATATGCCCTAACTGGCATCCCTATTCCTCATACGCCGTCTTATAGCATTACGGGAAACCTTGGTTATTCCAGCAATGCTATTTTATTTCAAAACTTTGTAGGTCGGTTAGGCTCATCAGATCTTAACGGCAATATTAGTGTCAAACCCGATTTAAAGCCGCCATTTGTAAATGCAAACCTACATTCACACCTTGTTAATTTAGATGATCTTGCCGGCTTCATTGGTGCAAAACCAAGTAAAAACACCAAAGCTGTTCCTCCCAGCAAAAATATTTTGCCGGATCAAAAAATTAACGTTCCCAAATTAAATAGTATCAATGCTCATCTCACATATCATGGAGATCATATTCAAAATAAAAGCTTACCTTTGGATAACATTGATACCGCTTTTGAAATTAAAGACGGATCCATCAACCTAGATCATCTTAATTTTGCCGTGGGGGCGGGTAAAATTACATCTCAAGCCACGTTTCAGCCCACAACACATCAAGAATTCAATACCCATTTCCGGCTAAACGTCTCTCAATTCCCTCTCTCGCGCATCATGCCATCAACGGCGATGTTTAAAGGCCATGGTGTTATTGGTGGACACGTTACCCTTACCTCAAGAGGAAACTCGGTCGCCAGCCTCGTGGCAAATGGTGACGGTGGTATCACTCTCGTGCTAGATCAAGGCGGGAATGTTACAGCACTTCTGCCAGATCTATTAGGCCTGAAATTGGGATCTGCCGTTCTTTCTGCATTGAACATCCCTAACCGATCCGAACTTTCCTGCCTCGTAGCTGACATGCCTTTGCAGCGTGGAATTTTAAATACTCATTCCCTGCTCATTCAAACAGACACAACACGCACAACGGGTAAAGGGAGCGTAAACTTTCGAAACGATACAATCGATTATTCCGTCACAACACGTTCGGTCCACCCTCAAATTTTATCCTTACCGGGCGCTATTAATATTACAGGCCCTATCGCAAATCCTACTGTTTTGCCAGGAGCAGAAATTATTGGCCGTACAGCTGCTGCTATTGGATTAGGTATCCTTTTCCCTCCAGCCGCTCTTATCCCAACAATTCAATTAGGAGTTGGGAAAGGCTCTTCTTGTGAACGGGCCATAACGGAAGCGAATGTTCACCCTGCTGCCGGTATCCCTGCTGGGAACAACACAACCCACATGAGCGGAACCCCTGGAGCAGATAACAATCATGCTACACATCTTTCACCGTCTCAAATTCGTCACCTTTGGTCAAAAAAGTTACATCACCACTAA